The Balaenoptera acutorostrata chromosome 15, mBalAcu1.1, whole genome shotgun sequence genome contains a region encoding:
- the DDRGK1 gene encoding DDRGK domain-containing protein 1 isoform X2 has protein sequence MVAPVVYLVAAALLVGLILFLTRSRSRVVAAVQEPLHNEEEAVVAGRVAQPLPLEPEEQRTGGRPRRRRDLGSRLQAQRRAQRVAWAEEVENEGEAVIPAQEEEDIEKPVETHLLGKIGAKKLRKLEEKQARKAQREAEEAEREERKRLESQREAEWKKEEERLRLEEEQKEEEERKAREEQAQREHEEYLKLKEAFVVEEEGVGENMTEEQQSKVVLLEDLASQVGLRTQDTINRIQDLLTEGTLTGVIDDRGKFIYITPEELAAMANFIRQRGRVSITELAQASNSLIAWGREPPAQVPA, from the exons ATGGTGGCCCCGGTGGTGTACTTGGTGGCGGCGGCTCTGCTTGTCGGCCTTATCCTCTTCCTGACTCGCAGCCGGAGCCGGGTGGTAGCAG CTGTCCAAGAGCCTTTGCACAATGAAGAGGAGGCAGTAGTAGCAGGCCGAGTGGCCCAGCCTCTGCCCCTGGAGCCCGAGGAGCAGAGAACTGGGGGCAGGCCCCGGCGCCGCAGGGACCTGGGCAGCCGCCTGCAGGCCCAGCGTCGAGCCCAGCGGGTGGCCTGGGCAGAAGAAGTTGAGAATGAGGGGGAGGCCGTCATCCCAG CCCAAGAGGAAGAAGACATCGAGAAGCCAGTGGAAACTCACCTGTTAGGGAAAATTGGAGCTAAGAAACTACGGAAGCTGGAGGAGAAACAAGCACGAAAAGCCCAGCGTGAG GCAGAGGAGGCTGAGCGTGAGGAGCGGAAACGCCTGGAGTCGCAGCGTGAGGCAGAgtggaaaaaggaggaggagcgGCTTCGCTTGGAGGAGGAACAGAAG gaggaggaggagaggaaagcccGGGAGGAGCAGGCCCAGCGGGAGCATGAAGAGTATCTGAAACTGAAGGAGGCCTTCGTGGTGGAGGAAGAGGGTGTGGgcgagaacatgactgaggagcAG CAGTCCAAGGTTGTGCTCTTGGAAGACCTGGCTTCCCAGGTGGGCCTGCGGACTCAG GACACCATAAACCGCATCCAGGACCTGCTGACTGAGGGAACTCTTACAG GTGTGATTGACGACCGGGGCAAGTTCATCTACATAACCCCGGAGGAACTGGCTGCCATGGCTAACTTCATCCGACAGCGGGGCCGGGTATCCATCACCGAGCTTGCCCAGGCCAGCAACTCCCTCATCGCCTGGGGCCGGGAGCCCCctgcccaggtcccagcctga
- the DDRGK1 gene encoding DDRGK domain-containing protein 1 isoform X1 → MVAPVVYLVAAALLVGLILFLTRSRSRVVAAVQEPLHNEEEAVVAGRVAQPLPLEPEEQRTGGRPRRRRDLGSRLQAQRRAQRVAWAEEVENEGEAVIPAQEEEDIEKPVETHLLGKIGAKKLRKLEEKQARKAQREAEEAEREERKRLESQREAEWKKEEERLRLEEEQKEEEERKAREEQAQREHEEYLKLKEAFVVEEEGVGENMTEEQSHSFLAEFINYIKQSKVVLLEDLASQVGLRTQDTINRIQDLLTEGTLTGVIDDRGKFIYITPEELAAMANFIRQRGRVSITELAQASNSLIAWGREPPAQVPA, encoded by the exons ATGGTGGCCCCGGTGGTGTACTTGGTGGCGGCGGCTCTGCTTGTCGGCCTTATCCTCTTCCTGACTCGCAGCCGGAGCCGGGTGGTAGCAG CTGTCCAAGAGCCTTTGCACAATGAAGAGGAGGCAGTAGTAGCAGGCCGAGTGGCCCAGCCTCTGCCCCTGGAGCCCGAGGAGCAGAGAACTGGGGGCAGGCCCCGGCGCCGCAGGGACCTGGGCAGCCGCCTGCAGGCCCAGCGTCGAGCCCAGCGGGTGGCCTGGGCAGAAGAAGTTGAGAATGAGGGGGAGGCCGTCATCCCAG CCCAAGAGGAAGAAGACATCGAGAAGCCAGTGGAAACTCACCTGTTAGGGAAAATTGGAGCTAAGAAACTACGGAAGCTGGAGGAGAAACAAGCACGAAAAGCCCAGCGTGAG GCAGAGGAGGCTGAGCGTGAGGAGCGGAAACGCCTGGAGTCGCAGCGTGAGGCAGAgtggaaaaaggaggaggagcgGCTTCGCTTGGAGGAGGAACAGAAG gaggaggaggagaggaaagcccGGGAGGAGCAGGCCCAGCGGGAGCATGAAGAGTATCTGAAACTGAAGGAGGCCTTCGTGGTGGAGGAAGAGGGTGTGGgcgagaacatgactgaggagcAG TCCCACAGCTTCCTGGCCGAGTTCATCAACTACATTAAG CAGTCCAAGGTTGTGCTCTTGGAAGACCTGGCTTCCCAGGTGGGCCTGCGGACTCAG GACACCATAAACCGCATCCAGGACCTGCTGACTGAGGGAACTCTTACAG GTGTGATTGACGACCGGGGCAAGTTCATCTACATAACCCCGGAGGAACTGGCTGCCATGGCTAACTTCATCCGACAGCGGGGCCGGGTATCCATCACCGAGCTTGCCCAGGCCAGCAACTCCCTCATCGCCTGGGGCCGGGAGCCCCctgcccaggtcccagcctga